A part of Cydia strobilella chromosome 15, ilCydStro3.1, whole genome shotgun sequence genomic DNA contains:
- the LOC134747851 gene encoding putative leucine-rich repeat-containing protein DDB_G0290503, with translation MGNAFSTYSAREGATDVISESETMSDSNTPFEDAQEFHDTIHDDEARVKAKEEEMDEFRKQLSLKREQRKLILARHRAEKEQLETSLEDANKAKLGLQENNRMLRDLLTANNIEIPENLKASDELSELSGAIASMAEEFEALKSSNNKLRRDLADSNISLQHAYSEIADLNAQNTESIKHINALKEVISVSKTMINLREQQLNELKDKLREIEQSLADREANMLSADLRQEYERQLQNIRTLRGLYEERARLAEVTRQGLARELEEQKELKQAETNKNAELTTKVTELETTVTNLEETIENKMEQISSYQDETRRLQEEMSAVNKLFSQVLLGYKTKQDLDKLVVRLEENHGLLTHMAERDNGSEASSALPKLLLEIVSQVDEGEAMHKFEEGTSSIPIEKSNEVVKTEESESQNPNTSAEEIVQNLPKVWRVLMELLSHQSESESGTSEKVETCYKTVETKAGSVLVPSVSQTYIRLKDLIVEKLSLIKEVNRMKQLNVHLETRLEEQERRLSLVTTELSKTWHVVGKLRRHHHQLHTHEKILKYELQQKRKLLNELKDELEYCREKWEQAREKNTQTERDWRKLRAEFASRKTKSNSPSFNNSGESGYSDERPSDDSSESNDESEYVTEPLLRCKKKNKKSAEAILDSSADFNLVAEREDPASDMLDVAELPLDTQDDTSGLDASISVSNNSENRSNNKAADETEDEVGEITNDSCTDDSSGVEHYCNSDYCCVGTSTEQDAPSNDKQTKLLKPDVKLTSTISIPLIDPAAILKSIKEQTERLAKKDERLNNLEKNSLSLLKKTQATDKLSKQIDSTLDHLLNRPSTSQNIESKQLDIIKEERPITDTGTEFENVDCNQTQNNDDNKSEGNDNSQQSHLISEPTKSENIEMTPQLITNNSENICENTVAPCQGDTNMNAPSTSSNTNTNIPEINAASILESIRQQDEKLARRDERLQKLEEGCLEVVNNISNTVKTSEDISTKLDKLHDTHQKKTDEEAETSEDKSVPEPSTSAEIDHEARFAARDLRLKRLEEQTKSLVNKVNKTNSKGVKIHYKLEELHNIYGSESSRAGTPSDDTEDTPTNNEENAEQ, from the exons ATGGGAAACGCGTTCAGTACTTATTCGGCAAGGGAAGGCGCCACAGACGTCATTAGTGAAAGTGAAACAATGAGCGACAGTAATACACCTTTTGAAGACGCCCAGGAGTTCCATGACACCATCCATGATGACGAAGCGCGTGTCAAGGCCAAAGAAGAAGAAATGGACGAGTTTAGGAAACAACTAAGCTTGAAACGGGAACAAAGAAAGTTAATCCTGGCACGGCATAGAGCAGAAAAGGAGCAGCTAGAAACATCTTTAGAAGATGCCAATAAGGCTAAATTAGGCTTACAAGAAAACAATAGAATGCTAAGAGATTTGTTGACTGCTAATAATATAGAAATTCCAGAAAACTTGAAGGCTTCTGATGAATTATCAGAACTCAGTGGAGCTATAGCAAGTATGGCAGAAGAATTTGAAGCACTCAAGTCTAGCAATAACAAGCTAAGACGAGATCTTGCAGATTCAAATATTTCTCTGCAGCATGCTTATTCAGAAATAGCTGATCTAAACGCTCAGAACACGGAGTCTATCAAGCATATAAACGCACTGAAAGAAGTGATTTCAGTCAGTAAAACTATGATCAATCTCCGAGAACAACAGCTGAATGAG TTGAAAGATAAACTACGTGAAATAGAACAGAGTCTGGCAGACAGAGAAGCAAATATGTTGTCTGCAGATCTTAGACAGGAGTATGAGAGACAATTGCAAAACATTAGAACGCTTCGTGGATTATATGAAGAACGTGCTCGATTGGCTGAAGTAACTAGACAAGGTCTGGCGCGTGAGCTTGAGGAACAAAAGGAACTCAAACAAGCTGAGACTAATAA AAACGCAGAACTTACAACTAAAGTAACCGAACTCGAAACAACAGTCACGAATCTAGAAGAGACCATTGAAAATAAGATGGAACAAATATCTTCATATCAAGATGAGACTCGCCGATTGCAGGAAGAAATGTCTGCTGTTAACAAG CTTTTCTCCCAAGTCCTTCTTGGTTATAAAACTAAACAAGATTTAGACAAATTAGTCGTTCGTCTTGAAGAAAACCACGGTCTTTTGACGCATATGGCTGAAAGAGATAATGGGTCAGAGGCTTCCTCGGCTCTTCCCAAACTGTTATTGGAGATTGTTAGTCAAGTGGATGAAGGCGAGGCAATGCACAAATTTGAAGAGGGTACTAGTAGTATCCCAATCGAAAAGTCAAACGAAGTCGTCAAGACGGAAGAGTCAG AATCACAAAATCCTAATACATCAGCTGAAGAAATAGTTCAGAATCTGCCCAAAGTATGGAGAGTTCTTATGGAGCTTCTAAGTCATCAAAGTGAATCCGAATCTGGGACTTCCGAGAAAGTTGAGACTTGCTATAAAACAGTTGAAACTAAAGCTGGCTCAGTGTTAGTGCCAAGTGTTAGCCAGACATACATCCGATTAAAG GATTTAATCGTCGAAAAGTTGTCACTCATCAAAGAAGTAAACCGCATGAAACAACTAAATGTACATTTGGAGACTCGCTTAGAAGAACAAGAGCGTAGATTATCACTCGTCACAACCGAACTAAGCAAAACCTGGCACGTTGTGGGAAAACTACGTAGACATCACCATCAACTACATACTCATGAAAAAATACTCAAATATGAATTGCAACAGAAAAGGAAACTACTTAATGAACTTAAAGATGAGTTAGAATATTGTAGAGAAAAATGGGAACAGGCGCGCGAAAAGAACACGCAGACAGAACGTGACTGGAGAAAACTTAGAGCTGAATTCGCTAGCAGGAAAACCAAATCCAACTCACCGTCATTCAACAATTCAGGTGAAAGTGGTTATAGTGATGAAAGACCATCCGATGATTCTTCAGAATCAAACGACGAAAGCGAATATGTAACGGAACCATTGTTGAGGTGtaagaagaagaataagaagTCAGCTGAAGCCATCTTAGACTCTAGTGCTGACTTTAATTTAGTGGCAGAAAGAGAGGATCCAGCTAGTGACATGCTAGATGTTGCTGAATTGCCTCTAGATACGCAGGATGATACTTCTGGTCTAGACGCATCTATATCAGTCTCTAATAATAGTGAAAATCGGTCAAATAATAAAGCCGCTGATGAAACTGAAGACGAAGTTGGAGAGATAACAAACGACTCGTGCACCGATGATTCTTCGGGAGTTGAACATTATTGTAACAGTGATTATTGTTGTGTAGGTACAAGCACCGAACAAGATGCACCTAGCAACGATAAGCAGACTAAACTCTTAAAACCGGATGTTAAACTGACATCAACTATAAGTATACCTTTAATTGACCCCGCTGCTATTCTTAAAAGTATTAAAGAACAAACAGAAAGACTGGCTAAGAAAGACGAAagattaaataatttagaaaaaaatagtttgtcgttattaaagaaaacacaGGCAACTGATAAGTTGTCTAAACAAATAGACAGTACATTAGACCATCTCTTGAATCGTCCTTCAACCAGCCAAAACATTGAATCTAAACAATTAGACATCATAAAAGAGGAGAGGCCTATAACAGACACAGGTACAGAATTTGAAAATGTAGATTGTAACCAAACACAAAATAATGACGACAATAAAAGTGAAGGCAATGATAACAGTCAACAATCACATTTAATTAGTGAACCGACAAAAAGTGAAAATATTGAAATGACGCCTCAATTAATCACTAATAATTCAGAAAACATATGTGAAAACACTGTCGCCCCTTGTCAGGGTGATACCAACATGAATGCTCCTTCTACTTCCTCTAATACCAATACTAATATACCAGAAATTAACGCTGCCAGTATACTTGAAAGTATACGTCAACAAGACGAAAAACTAGCAAGAAGAGATGAAAGACTTCAGAAACTAGAAGAAGGTTGTTTAGAAGTGGTTAATAACATATCTAATACTGTTAAAACGAGCGAGGACATTAGCACAAAATTAGATAAACTTCACGATACGCATCAAAAGAAAACAGATGAGGAAGCAGAAACATCCGAGGATAAAAGTGTTCCTGAACCATCTACGTCAGCAGAAATCGATCATGAAGCCAGATTTGCTGCACGCGATCTTCGACTCAAAAGACTTGAAGAACAAACTAAGTCTCTCGTGAATAaggtaaataaaactaattctAAAGGCGTTAAGATACATTACAAGTTGGAAGAGTTGCATAATATCTATGGATCTGAAAGTTCTAGAGCAGGAACACCATCTGACGATACTGAGGATACACCAACGAACAATGAAGAAAACGCAGAACAATAA